Proteins encoded together in one Lentisphaerota bacterium window:
- a CDS encoding MFS transporter: protein MSDRDIQRGLRRSVIASSVCMFFAAVSGGIPYAMLLDRLQASGTVQGLAAMAGQLALASMLVSAIFSERISSRRAVWRWCLLVSRCLWFVPPVLIWLRPQPSTAAFIIGISCISGLIGNMGSAVWQSWMADLIPENGRSSFWSTRQSWTMLTFLVSMGLSGWLLDAFDAGNPNASTLGFAFLFFLAAISGVSDILIHWSVPERPAKQAASLVPLARRLLIPLRHPSFRNLALATGFWTLSCTIVGAFSALYLKRVMHATYTELSVSPIVGALSCILAGIFASYIIDRVGPKTLASVMIIICPCFGLSWFLITDDPVSFTIPLLHLTVVTKQAIVLLGVSTFLCAGLYSVIGLCHLSLVAAIAPKRGRTVAMAVQWTLIGLIGAIGPLIGGFIMDACGDGFDLFLRGQTRLNYIHILCLCHAAVAWFIALPLFRSIRVRRETLSLRRAISLLVPVNPLRFASGIYYGRIINLPATPERRLRAVEAVGDTGAEIAVTDLCAKLGDPSLDVREAAVVSLGRIGSHASITRLLAVIQDPESDLTVCALRALRETLREAGREKPMFNPVGALLQQPDDTPDCIQIVVNGVRPLLSHPNIEVVREASRVLGWTPDSAARDALLGLIYATRIDSIALAAAAALGRQGDVTAVYAIIPRMRATANAAFEKTFAVAAGDLLGEPDGFYKMLTREEQTHSSALSDLVRRLTANSARLKADKPGRFLSEMESALAGIENHYEARHLVPCADSALRIARLFAQHRYQIAEDLPIFGFLPELERRDPRFAAGAWFIALLTGAFARADPPPAMRPVRSLVEIQLAVYVLSAWADDLFRKPRNAPSYTLAMPNTEGPPP, encoded by the coding sequence ATGAGCGACCGAGACATTCAGCGCGGCTTGCGCCGCAGCGTTATCGCCTCGTCCGTCTGCATGTTCTTCGCGGCGGTTTCCGGCGGCATTCCCTATGCGATGCTGCTGGACCGGCTGCAGGCCAGCGGCACCGTTCAGGGCCTGGCGGCGATGGCCGGGCAACTGGCCCTGGCCTCGATGCTGGTCAGCGCCATCTTTTCCGAACGCATCAGCAGTCGCCGCGCCGTGTGGCGCTGGTGCCTGCTGGTCAGCCGCTGCCTGTGGTTCGTGCCCCCTGTCCTCATCTGGCTCCGTCCGCAACCCTCAACCGCCGCCTTCATCATCGGCATCTCCTGCATCTCCGGGCTGATCGGCAACATGGGAAGCGCCGTCTGGCAGAGCTGGATGGCCGATCTGATCCCGGAGAACGGCCGCAGTTCGTTCTGGAGCACGCGTCAGAGCTGGACGATGCTCACCTTCCTCGTCAGCATGGGCCTCTCGGGCTGGCTGCTCGATGCGTTTGATGCGGGCAATCCCAATGCCTCCACCCTGGGCTTTGCCTTTCTCTTCTTTCTGGCGGCCATTTCTGGCGTCTCCGACATCCTGATCCATTGGTCGGTTCCCGAACGCCCGGCGAAGCAGGCCGCGAGCCTCGTCCCGCTCGCGCGGCGCCTCCTCATTCCGCTCCGCCACCCCAGTTTCCGCAACCTCGCCCTGGCCACGGGGTTCTGGACCCTCTCCTGCACCATCGTCGGAGCCTTCAGCGCGCTCTACTTGAAGCGTGTCATGCACGCCACCTACACCGAATTGTCGGTCAGCCCGATTGTCGGCGCCCTGAGCTGCATCCTCGCGGGCATCTTCGCCAGTTACATCATCGATCGCGTGGGGCCCAAGACGCTGGCGTCGGTGATGATCATCATCTGCCCCTGCTTCGGCCTCTCCTGGTTCCTGATCACGGATGACCCCGTCTCGTTCACGATCCCCCTGCTGCATCTGACTGTGGTCACCAAACAGGCGATCGTTCTCCTCGGGGTTTCCACGTTTCTGTGCGCCGGCCTCTACTCCGTGATCGGCCTCTGCCACCTCAGCCTCGTCGCGGCGATCGCCCCCAAACGAGGCCGAACCGTGGCGATGGCCGTGCAGTGGACACTGATCGGGCTGATTGGCGCAATCGGTCCCTTGATCGGCGGATTCATTATGGATGCGTGTGGCGACGGGTTCGACCTGTTTCTGCGCGGTCAGACCCGGCTGAATTACATTCACATCCTCTGTCTCTGTCACGCGGCTGTCGCCTGGTTCATCGCCCTGCCTTTGTTCCGTTCGATCCGGGTTCGGCGCGAGACGCTCAGCCTGCGTCGCGCCATCAGCCTGCTGGTTCCCGTCAATCCGCTCCGCTTCGCATCGGGTATCTATTACGGCCGCATCATCAACCTCCCCGCGACACCCGAACGGCGGCTCCGGGCGGTCGAGGCGGTCGGCGACACCGGCGCCGAGATCGCCGTCACCGACCTCTGCGCCAAGCTCGGCGATCCCTCGCTCGACGTCCGGGAGGCCGCCGTCGTATCGCTCGGGCGCATCGGCTCACACGCCTCGATCACCCGACTGCTGGCGGTGATCCAGGATCCGGAGAGCGATCTGACCGTCTGCGCGCTGCGGGCCTTGCGCGAGACCCTGCGCGAGGCCGGACGCGAAAAACCGATGTTCAATCCCGTGGGCGCTCTGCTGCAGCAGCCCGACGACACACCGGATTGTATCCAGATCGTCGTGAATGGCGTCCGCCCGCTCCTCTCCCACCCGAACATCGAGGTTGTTCGCGAGGCGTCCCGCGTCCTGGGCTGGACGCCCGATTCCGCCGCCCGCGACGCCCTGCTCGGACTCATTTACGCAACCCGCATCGACTCCATCGCGCTCGCCGCCGCGGCCGCGCTCGGCCGACAGGGCGACGTCACCGCCGTCTATGCGATCATCCCCCGCATGCGAGCCACCGCCAACGCCGCCTTCGAGAAGACCTTTGCCGTGGCGGCCGGCGATTTGCTCGGCGAGCCGGACGGCTTCTACAAGATGCTGACCCGCGAGGAGCAGACCCACAGTTCCGCGCTCTCCGACCTGGTCCGGCGGCTCACCGCGAACAGCGCCCGGCTGAAAGCCGACAAGCCTGGCCGGTTCCTCTCCGAAATGGAATCGGCCCTGGCCGGAATCGAGAATCACTACGAGGCGCGCCACCTAGTGCCCTGCGCCGACAGCGCCCTGCGCATCGCCCGCCTCTTTGCCCAGCACCGGTATCAGATTGCCGAAGACCTGCCCATTTTTGGTTTTCTGCCCGAGCTCGAGCGGCGCGATCCGCGTTTCGCGGCGGGCGCGTGGTTCATTGCCCTGCTCACCGGCGCCTTTGCCCGAGCCGACCCACCTCCGGCGATGCGCCCGGTCCGGTCGCTCGTTGAAATCCAGCTCGCCGTCTACGTCCTCTCCGCCTGGGCCGACGACCTCTTTCGAAAACCCCGGAACGCCCCGTCGTACACTCTGGCCATGCCAAACACTGAGGGCCCGCCGCCATGA
- a CDS encoding radical SAM protein: MIHYTDRLFRPPAEAESLIFQVALGCPHNTCRFCGMYKGVPYRVRPPQEVLAEFAHAARRWPETRRIFLADGDVMALPFERLRTMLDALNRLFPQLARVNLYANGSSINAASDAELSALRELKLSTLYVGLETGDEELLLRVAKGETAAGMCKAVRRAQAAGLKCSVMVLLGLAGKAGAARHAEATAAALNRMQPRLLSALRYVEVPGASMFEGYRTASAYDAVSELIRLLRGLELTQTVFRANHTSNPVPLEGRLPRDREALITQLERLLPRLDQSGPGRLPFSL, encoded by the coding sequence ATGATCCACTACACCGACCGCCTCTTTCGTCCGCCCGCCGAGGCGGAGAGCCTGATCTTCCAGGTCGCCCTGGGATGTCCGCACAACACCTGCCGTTTCTGCGGCATGTACAAGGGGGTGCCGTACCGCGTGCGGCCGCCGCAGGAGGTGCTCGCCGAATTCGCGCACGCGGCGCGGCGGTGGCCGGAGACGCGGCGGATTTTTCTCGCGGACGGCGACGTGATGGCGCTCCCGTTCGAGCGGCTGCGGACGATGCTCGATGCCCTGAATCGCCTCTTTCCTCAGCTCGCGCGGGTGAATCTCTACGCCAACGGCAGTTCCATTAACGCCGCGAGCGACGCCGAGTTGTCGGCGCTCCGGGAGCTCAAGCTCAGCACGCTGTACGTGGGACTCGAGACCGGCGACGAGGAGCTGTTGCTGCGCGTGGCGAAGGGCGAGACCGCAGCCGGCATGTGCAAAGCCGTGCGGCGGGCTCAGGCGGCCGGCCTCAAGTGCTCGGTGATGGTGCTGCTCGGACTCGCCGGCAAAGCCGGGGCGGCGCGGCATGCGGAGGCGACCGCAGCAGCACTGAACCGGATGCAGCCGCGCCTCCTCTCCGCCCTGCGGTATGTGGAGGTGCCCGGCGCCAGCATGTTTGAGGGCTACCGAACGGCCTCGGCATACGACGCCGTCAGTGAATTGATCCGGCTTCTGCGCGGTCTGGAACTCACGCAGACCGTCTTCCGCGCCAACCACACCTCGAACCCCGTGCCGCTGGAAGGCCGGTTGCCCCGGGATCGCGAGGCGCTGATCACGCAGTTGGAGCGCCTCCTCCCCCGCCTCGATCAGAGCGGCCCGGGCCGACTCCCCTTCTCGCTGTGA